In one Nicotiana tomentosiformis chromosome 6, ASM39032v3, whole genome shotgun sequence genomic region, the following are encoded:
- the LOC138894846 gene encoding uncharacterized protein: MKAILGSQDVWEIVDKGYAKPDNEEALPQNEKDVLAKTRNKYQQALTLIYQCLDDAMFEKVTDATTSKEVWEILQNSLQGVDKVRKVKLQTLRDDFEVLKMKESECISNYCSKVKTVVHHLRRYEKDIEDVRVVEKILCTLTPKFDFVVCAIEESKDLDSMLVEQLDGSLQACEEKIKRRQEVSLEQFLKT; encoded by the coding sequence ATGAAAGCCATTCTTGGCTCTCAGGATGTGTGGGAAATCGTAGACAAAGGGTATGCAAAACCCGATAATGAGGAAGCTCTGCCTCAAAATGAGAAAGATGTCTTGGCAAAGACAAGGAATAAGTATCAACAAGCCCTCACACTCATCTACCAATGTTTGGATGATGCCATGTTTGAGAAGGTGacagatgctaccacctcaaaggaagtttgggagattttacaaaattctctccaaggagttgacaaggtgagaaaagtaaaacttcaaactctaagggatgattttgaagttttaaaaatgaaagaatctgAATGCATTTcgaattattgttcaaaagtgaagaCTGTTGTACATCATTTGAGAAGATACGAGAAGGACATAGAAGATGTCCGTGTGGTAGAAAAGATTCTTtgcactttaacacctaaatttgattttgtggtgtgtgctattgaagagtctaaagatttagactctatgtTGGTGGAGCAATTGGATGGTTCTTTACAGGCCTGTGAAGAAAAGATTAAGAGGAGACAAGAAGTGTCATTGGAGCAATTTCTTAAAACTTAG
- the LOC104115642 gene encoding uncharacterized protein At5g39865 — MLLTRTKSKIWVHNPSSPNFSCPSFKDIQTLCSDDSLSSNNSPTPTKKPNIFHRVRRVNAILRALSTRPVPESAPRKSEPLIQIPGAEKKIVIYFTSLRVIRSTFDDCKAVRTILRSFRVSIDERDVSMDAGFMEELRTILGLREKTKLPLPRVFIGGRYIGGADEIRELHEAGELKKYVEGLTPAAGFGACQVCDGHRFILCDECSGSHKCYSEKGGFRTCTACNENGLIRCPSCYYAPF; from the coding sequence ATGTTGCTAACTAGAACCAAATCAAAGATTTGGGTTCACAATCCCTCTTCCCCCAATTTCTCCTGCCCTTCTTTCAAAGATATTCAAACCCTTTGCTCCGACGATTCACTTTCCAGCAACAACTCACCCACTCCGACCAAAAAACCCAATATTTTCCATCGTGTCCGCCGCGTTAACGCCATCCTCCGTGCTCTCTCAACCCGACCCGTACCCGAATCAGCTCCCCGTAAATCAGAGCCGTTGATTCAAATCCCAGGAGCTGAGAAAAAGATTGTGATTTACTTCACGAGCCTGAGAGTAATCCGTTCTACATTTGACGATTGTAAAGCCGTGAGAACAATCTTACGCAGCTTCCGCGTTTCGATTGACGAGCGAGATGTGTCGATGGACGCCGGGTTCATGGAGGAGCTGAGGACGATATTGGGGTTACGTGAAAAGACGAAACTGCCCCTGCCGAGGGTTTTCATCGGCGGGAGGTACATTGGCGGCGCGGACGAGATTCGGGAGCTGCATGAAGCCGGCGAGCTGAAGAAGTACGTCGAAGGGCTGACTCCGGCGGCGGGCTTCGGCGCGTGTCAAGTGTGTGACGGCCATAGATTTATCCTCTGCGACGAGTGCAGTGGGTCCCACAAGTGTTATAGTGAGAAAGGTGGATTCAGGACTTGCACAGCTTGTAATGAGAATGGTTTGATCAGGTGCCCTTCTTGTTACTATGCGCCATTTTGA
- the LOC138894847 gene encoding uncharacterized protein: protein MATENQPIDVLSSSTPAAGVSIAAGITVFGVVDSAHHYYLHPSYYSGMNLVSFMFDGRGYGGWRRAVVIAMSAKNKLGFIDGSLVIPAADSGLQRAWARCNDMLQKELSDVVQGSSSVTTYFTKVKSLWDELDALNTFSSCVCDCDCGAKIKNHKAHQDERLLQFLMGLNECFIGVRSNILLSSPLPTIGQAYSLVIQDERQREIHASRAYQGNFASFITANQPGGGKRHCHNPKSTIGRDGA from the exons ATGGCAACTGAAAATCAGCCCATCGATGTATTAAGTTCTTCCACACCTGCTGCTGGAGTTTCTATAGCAGCAGGAATTactgtttttggtgttgttgattCAGCACATCATTATTACCTACATCCTTCATATTATTCTGGCATGAACCTCGTTTCTTTTATGTTTGATGGCAGAGGTTATGGAGGATGGAGAAGAGCAGTAGTAATAGCCATGTCTGCTAAGAACAAGCTAGGATTCATTGATGGATCCCTAGTTATTCCTGCTGCTGATTCAGGGCTTCAAAGAGCTTGGGCACGCTGCAATGATATG CTGCAAAAAGAACTAAGTGATGTAGTGCAGGGAAGCTCTAGTGTTACAACTTATTTCACTAAGGTGAAGAGCTTATGGGATGAGCTTGATGCTCTTAACACCTTTTCTTCTTGTGtatgtgattgtgattgtggagCTAAGATAAAGAACCACAAAGCTCATCAAGATGAAAGACTACTGCAATTTCTTATGGGGTTAAATGAGTGTTTCATAGGAGTGAGAAGTAACATTTTGTTATCTTCTCCTCTACCTACTATTGGACAGGCATACTCCTTAGTGATCCAAGATGAAAGGCAGAGAGAAATTCATGCTTCCCGTGCTTATCAAGGAAACTTTGCTTCTTTTATTACTGCTAATCAGCCAGGAGGAGGGAAAAGacactgtcacaacccaaaatccactataggtcgtgatggcgcctaa